The proteins below come from a single Acidobacteriota bacterium genomic window:
- a CDS encoding glutaminyl-peptide cyclotransferase, whose product MSSLFKSAFIAALMLSTGCDISQANGSGIQQQGSAPFRVQNFGYEVVNSYPHDPDAFTQGLVYYQGVLYESTGLNTKSSLREVELITGRVIKKIDVPDIYFAEGLALFNNRFYQLTWQNQKAFVYDFASLALLPTTFSYSGEGWGLTNNSQSLIMSNGSNQIRFLDPETFQTQRTINVTDNDRSVSQLNELEFIKGEIFANIWYDDRVARIDPNSGRVTGWINLAGLMPQEDRARIPQGAVLNGIAYDEANDRLFITGKLWSKIFQIKLVSRRDPISR is encoded by the coding sequence ATGTCGAGTCTATTCAAATCCGCTTTCATTGCCGCACTGATGCTTTCCACGGGTTGTGACATCAGTCAGGCAAACGGCTCCGGTATTCAACAACAGGGCTCCGCACCTTTTCGCGTGCAGAACTTCGGGTACGAAGTCGTCAATTCGTATCCACACGATCCGGATGCGTTTACGCAAGGCCTGGTCTATTACCAAGGAGTGCTGTACGAAAGTACTGGCTTGAATACCAAATCGTCTCTGAGAGAAGTTGAGCTAATAACTGGGCGAGTTATCAAGAAAATAGATGTACCAGATATTTATTTTGCTGAAGGCCTGGCTTTATTCAACAATCGCTTTTATCAGCTAACTTGGCAAAATCAAAAAGCATTCGTTTATGACTTTGCCTCTTTAGCGCTTCTGCCAACAACCTTTAGTTATTCGGGCGAAGGCTGGGGACTGACTAATAACAGTCAGTCGCTGATTATGAGTAACGGGAGTAATCAGATTCGATTTCTCGATCCAGAAACATTTCAGACTCAGCGAACTATTAACGTCACTGACAACGACCGCTCAGTCAGCCAACTCAACGAATTGGAATTCATCAAGGGCGAAATCTTCGCAAACATCTGGTACGACGACCGTGTGGCGCGCATTGATCCGAATTCGGGCAGAGTGACTGGTTGGATCAACTTAGCGGGTTTGATGCCCCAGGAAGACCGAGCGCGCATTCCACAGGGTGCAGTGCTTAATGGAATTGCTTATGACGAAGCCAATGATCGTCTTTTCATCACTGGCAAATTGTGGTCAAAAATTTTCCAGATCAAATTGGTTTCGAGGCGCGATCCTATCAGCCGATAA
- a CDS encoding histidine triad nucleotide-binding protein encodes MSESNCLFCRIVAGQIPSTKVYEDEHSFAFRDINPQAPVHVLLIPKKHIASLNEAGSDDHAALGHLMLVAGKIASQEGIADDGYRVVANTGADAGQTVFHIHLHVIGGRPMAWPPG; translated from the coding sequence ATGTCCGAAAGTAATTGTCTTTTTTGCAGGATCGTGGCCGGACAGATTCCGTCAACCAAAGTTTACGAAGACGAACATTCGTTCGCCTTCCGCGACATCAATCCGCAAGCGCCGGTTCACGTCCTGCTGATTCCCAAAAAACATATTGCTTCGCTGAATGAAGCCGGATCGGACGATCACGCCGCGCTGGGGCATTTGATGCTGGTAGCCGGAAAAATTGCCAGCCAGGAAGGAATTGCGGATGACGGTTATCGTGTGGTCGCCAATACCGGAGCCGATGCCGGGCAAACCGTGTTTCACATCCATTTGCACGTGATAGGCGGACGTCCGATGGCTTGGCCGCCGGGGTAA
- a CDS encoding exo-alpha-sialidase, whose translation MNKRLLLLVAVLCLLTLPLLLPTTSAFAKKLLASFLVPTAAAQSSLWPTLEQQLAEVKAEPGSALDQLIRNNQQFGLLRLDEATDKRQLPPWIRVWWRKGHPELVYSSTDPTGGYPLVLKEVVEWMETHQDFRPGEPDKPAEPENDPDATISGEQRISGAQTSPRSESDIRINYFDPTKIISASNAIVSSGHQAIFFSTDSGTTWGQTSLPLTGSDAFHSDPTVDWTSDGRGWSSTLGINSGGTTLAMRNYFSTDNGANWTFEATPSGSQTSVDKQMVWADHNPSSPFFNQMYAIWHNGAPAFVSRRTAGGGGTWSSPLQVSGAESTGTSIGGDIKTNSAGDVFAFWPTTGNRKILVSKSTNGGMSYGTPVQIATTFDGFDIGVPSFNGRRALIYTASAAYKTPTKNLVYTSWTDLSGESGCTAAANEPGSNVASTCKTRIWFSRSADGGATWATPVKLNNQAGLNDQFNQWLVVDETTGALGIMYYDTVADSGRKKVHVYYQGSFDDGVTWSAPLQVTTAQTDETVAGADSGNQFGDYNGLSGYAGIFFPSWTDRRNNAREEIWTAKISDPACTAPGIPTSPNASATAANQITVSWSDGSPSSSKYNVYRAVGTCASPGTFTLVAANVIGTNYVDTMVSGGTTYSYKITGLDETGNCQSAQSNCAEATATGACTLPPTFAGLTSVTNAALATCTLNLSWSAATPNCGGPVTYTIYRATTPGFTPGVGNQIATGVSGTSFTDNSPLMNATPYYYVVRAKDEANSISDTNTVQKSGTPTGPVSLSTLSETFEAAGGFDNPGWTHQALSGAVDWVWSTTQSQTPTHSWFSASQTSISHRALMSPVFGVNANTTLSFWHTFNFETNAGGTTFYDGGTLEYSTNGGSSWTVMPDAAFTAGGFNATISTGFSNPIGGLRAWGGGTIGAMTQVTVNLASLAGNNVMLRWREGDDSSAAGTGWFVDSVTVTNAGIASACTPNGGCPTITITPATLPGGFVGTPYSQMLNASGGAVPYTFTLDSGSLPANVMLSGNMLTGTPNATGVSNFTIKVTDGNNCTATINYTVVISGTGLMFYPLTPCRLLDTRLSSPINGGSSLTQTATGFCGIPVTAKAIVGNATTPAPAASGFLTIFPSDAMQPLSANTNFQAGTVINNVFTVGLGNADGAFKVYASTTTHVVLDVTGYYASPAAGGLYFHSLPTPVRLADTRPSAVACVATGLALTGGSETTYQGTTTCSGVTIPNTALALVGNATTVTPAAQGFLTLFPANVSRPVTANGNYAAGQTLNSQFYVGLSPMGEFKLYTLQTTHIVIDVTGYFSTEPMDANGLGLLFSPMTPNRLLDTRPAATACFMPGAMLTGGVESSQMARGTCTIPMTAQAIVGNATVVQPMANGFLTLWPSNVARPLVANSNYVLGQTFNRHVTVTLGTDGTFKMYPSATTDLVIDLSGFFAP comes from the coding sequence GTGAACAAAAGACTTCTCCTCCTGGTGGCAGTGTTGTGCTTGCTGACGTTGCCATTGCTCCTACCAACCACTTCCGCGTTTGCCAAAAAACTGTTAGCGAGTTTTCTGGTGCCGACAGCAGCAGCACAATCCTCTCTCTGGCCGACACTGGAACAACAGTTGGCTGAAGTGAAAGCCGAACCCGGAAGCGCGCTGGATCAATTGATCAGGAACAATCAGCAATTCGGCCTACTTCGACTGGATGAAGCGACCGACAAACGTCAGTTGCCACCCTGGATCAGGGTTTGGTGGCGTAAAGGCCATCCCGAATTGGTTTACTCTTCCACAGATCCAACCGGCGGTTATCCGCTGGTGTTGAAAGAAGTCGTTGAATGGATGGAAACCCACCAGGATTTCAGACCCGGTGAGCCCGATAAACCCGCAGAACCCGAAAATGACCCTGATGCCACCATCAGCGGCGAGCAACGCATTTCCGGTGCGCAAACCAGCCCGCGCAGCGAATCCGATATTCGCATCAATTACTTTGATCCGACGAAAATTATTTCGGCTTCCAACGCAATCGTCAGCAGCGGACATCAGGCGATTTTTTTCTCGACCGACAGCGGCACAACCTGGGGGCAAACTTCCCTGCCGTTGACCGGCTCCGATGCGTTTCATTCTGACCCGACAGTGGATTGGACTTCAGATGGCAGAGGATGGTCGTCAACGCTGGGAATCAACAGCGGCGGAACGACGCTGGCCATGCGCAATTATTTTTCGACCGACAACGGGGCGAATTGGACATTTGAAGCCACGCCGTCCGGTTCGCAAACCAGCGTGGACAAACAAATGGTTTGGGCGGATCACAATCCCAGTTCTCCGTTTTTCAACCAGATGTACGCCATTTGGCACAACGGCGCTCCGGCGTTTGTCAGTCGCCGTACCGCTGGGGGTGGTGGAACCTGGTCATCCCCGCTTCAGGTGAGCGGCGCGGAAAGCACCGGCACATCCATCGGCGGAGACATCAAAACCAATAGCGCAGGCGATGTCTTTGCGTTCTGGCCAACCACAGGCAACCGAAAAATTCTGGTGTCCAAATCCACCAACGGCGGCATGTCTTATGGAACACCAGTTCAAATTGCCACAACATTTGATGGGTTCGACATCGGTGTTCCATCGTTCAACGGACGCCGCGCATTGATTTACACTGCATCGGCAGCATACAAAACTCCGACGAAAAATTTGGTTTACACGTCATGGACGGATTTGAGCGGCGAATCTGGCTGCACTGCAGCAGCCAACGAACCCGGCAGCAACGTCGCTTCGACCTGCAAAACGCGCATCTGGTTTTCACGCTCAGCCGACGGCGGAGCGACGTGGGCGACGCCCGTCAAGCTCAACAATCAAGCCGGTTTGAACGATCAATTCAATCAGTGGCTGGTGGTAGACGAAACGACCGGCGCGTTGGGAATTATGTATTACGACACTGTGGCCGATTCCGGTCGCAAGAAGGTTCACGTTTATTATCAGGGATCATTTGACGATGGCGTGACCTGGTCAGCGCCGTTGCAAGTTACCACAGCACAAACTGACGAAACTGTCGCCGGGGCCGACAGCGGCAATCAGTTCGGCGATTACAATGGATTGTCCGGATACGCAGGAATTTTCTTCCCTTCGTGGACGGATCGCCGTAATAACGCGCGCGAAGAAATCTGGACGGCCAAGATCAGCGACCCGGCCTGCACGGCTCCGGGTATTCCAACCAGTCCCAACGCGTCGGCAACAGCCGCCAACCAGATCACTGTGAGTTGGTCGGATGGATCGCCATCTTCATCCAAATACAACGTCTACAGAGCGGTCGGGACCTGCGCTTCGCCGGGCACATTTACGTTGGTGGCGGCGAACGTGATAGGAACGAATTATGTGGACACAATGGTTTCGGGTGGCACGACATACTCTTACAAAATCACCGGCCTGGATGAAACAGGCAATTGCCAGTCGGCGCAATCAAACTGTGCAGAAGCAACCGCGACCGGCGCTTGCACCCTGCCGCCGACGTTTGCCGGGCTGACCAGCGTGACGAATGCGGCGTTGGCAACTTGTACGCTCAACCTATCGTGGTCTGCGGCAACGCCAAACTGCGGAGGCCCCGTCACTTACACAATTTATCGAGCCACAACACCTGGCTTCACGCCTGGCGTTGGTAACCAGATCGCTACCGGCGTTAGTGGAACCAGCTTCACCGACAACAGCCCGCTGATGAACGCGACTCCGTATTATTACGTCGTTCGCGCAAAGGATGAAGCGAACTCAATTTCCGATACGAACACAGTTCAAAAAAGCGGCACTCCCACCGGGCCTGTCAGTTTGAGCACGTTGAGCGAAACTTTTGAAGCTGCGGGTGGATTTGACAATCCGGGCTGGACGCATCAGGCATTGAGCGGAGCGGTGGATTGGGTTTGGTCAACCACGCAATCGCAAACTCCCACGCATTCTTGGTTTTCGGCCAGCCAGACTTCGATTTCTCATCGCGCGTTGATGTCTCCGGTGTTCGGCGTCAACGCCAATACAACGTTGAGTTTCTGGCACACATTCAACTTTGAAACCAACGCCGGAGGAACGACCTTTTACGACGGCGGCACGCTGGAATATTCCACCAACGGCGGCTCATCGTGGACAGTGATGCCGGATGCGGCCTTCACTGCCGGAGGCTTCAATGCAACGATCAGCACCGGTTTCAGCAATCCGATTGGCGGATTGCGCGCGTGGGGCGGTGGAACCATCGGCGCAATGACGCAGGTGACGGTCAATCTGGCTTCGCTGGCCGGAAATAACGTAATGCTGCGTTGGCGCGAAGGCGATGACAGCAGCGCAGCGGGCACAGGTTGGTTCGTGGACTCCGTTACCGTTACCAACGCAGGAATCGCCAGCGCCTGCACGCCCAACGGAGGATGCCCGACAATCACCATCACCCCCGCGACTTTGCCCGGCGGCTTTGTCGGCACGCCTTATAGTCAAATGCTGAACGCTTCCGGCGGAGCCGTGCCTTATACCTTCACGCTGGATTCCGGCTCATTGCCCGCCAACGTGATGCTCAGCGGCAATATGCTCACCGGCACGCCGAACGCGACCGGAGTTTCCAACTTCACCATCAAGGTCACAGATGGCAACAACTGCACGGCAACCATAAATTACACGGTGGTCATTAGTGGAACGGGATTGATGTTTTACCCGCTCACGCCTTGCCGCCTGCTGGATACGCGTTTGTCATCACCCATTAATGGTGGAAGCTCGTTGACGCAAACGGCAACCGGTTTTTGCGGGATTCCAGTTACCGCCAAAGCAATCGTTGGCAACGCCACCACACCGGCTCCTGCTGCCAGTGGCTTTCTGACCATTTTCCCGAGCGATGCCATGCAACCGCTGTCCGCCAACACCAACTTCCAGGCGGGCACGGTGATCAATAACGTCTTCACGGTGGGCCTGGGCAATGCGGATGGCGCGTTCAAAGTTTACGCGTCTACAACCACGCACGTTGTCCTGGATGTCACCGGGTATTACGCGTCACCAGCAGCGGGCGGCTTGTATTTCCATTCGTTGCCGACCCCGGTTCGATTGGCGGATACGCGTCCATCGGCTGTGGCTTGTGTGGCAACGGGGTTGGCACTGACTGGCGGCTCCGAAACAACCTACCAGGGCACAACGACCTGCAGCGGCGTAACCATTCCCAATACGGCACTGGCGTTGGTTGGCAACGCCACCACCGTGACTCCGGCGGCGCAAGGTTTTCTGACCTTGTTCCCGGCCAATGTTTCCCGACCGGTAACGGCAAATGGAAATTACGCGGCCGGGCAAACGCTGAATTCACAGTTTTATGTGGGCTTGTCGCCAATGGGTGAGTTCAAACTGTACACGTTGCAAACCACACACATCGTGATTGACGTGACGGGATATTTCAGCACCGAGCCAATGGATGCAAACGGATTGGGATTACTGTTCTCTCCAATGACTCCGAACCGATTGCTGGACACGCGGCCAGCCGCTACAGCCTGCTTCATGCCGGGAGCGATGTTGACCGGCGGAGTCGAATCTTCGCAAATGGCGCGCGGCACTTGCACTATCCCAATGACGGCACAAGCCATTGTCGGAAATGCAACAGTGGTTCAACCGATGGCGAACGGCTTCCTGACGTTGTGGCCGAGCAATGTTGCCAGGCCCTTAGTCGCCAATTCCAATTATGTCTTAGGGCAAACGTTCAACCGCCACGTCACGGTCACGCTGGGAACAGACGGAACCTTCAAGATGTATCCGTCTGCCACCACGGATTTGGTCATTGATCTGTCCGGATTCTTTGCGCCCTAA
- a CDS encoding VOC family protein, which produces MKSRNSLVPTGEFLPSRRQFLQLGNMAILASLIGGVATGEAMKLREAKDAVDHLVLGVNDLQKGIEWFEKTTGVRPMVGGRHPNRGTQNALVSFGGRQYLELLAPDPQQAGHERAADLLKLTAPRLVLWASATNEIDVLAQNAKTAKLAVAGPLDGSRMRPDGKLLKWRSFSVAREADKEIVYFNVVPFFIQWDKDSLHPSQDSPTGCQLLSLEFAHPEAESVSAVMKTLGISANVAKASSPSIKATLKTPKGKVQLI; this is translated from the coding sequence ATGAAAAGTAGAAATTCATTGGTTCCGACAGGCGAGTTTTTGCCTTCGCGCAGGCAGTTTTTGCAGCTTGGCAACATGGCAATACTCGCTTCCCTGATCGGTGGGGTTGCGACAGGAGAAGCGATGAAACTGAGAGAAGCAAAAGATGCCGTGGATCATCTGGTGCTGGGCGTCAATGACTTACAAAAGGGAATTGAATGGTTTGAAAAAACAACCGGTGTTCGCCCGATGGTCGGCGGCAGGCATCCAAACCGCGGGACGCAAAACGCGCTGGTTTCATTCGGTGGACGGCAGTACCTGGAACTGCTTGCGCCCGACCCGCAGCAAGCCGGACACGAGCGGGCTGCGGACTTGCTGAAACTGACTGCTCCGCGGTTGGTGTTGTGGGCATCGGCCACGAACGAAATTGATGTGCTGGCTCAGAACGCCAAAACGGCCAAACTCGCCGTTGCCGGACCGCTGGATGGTTCGCGGATGCGGCCCGACGGCAAATTGCTCAAATGGCGCTCGTTCAGCGTTGCGCGTGAAGCGGACAAAGAGATTGTTTATTTCAACGTCGTCCCATTTTTCATCCAATGGGATAAGGACTCACTCCACCCTTCGCAGGATTCTCCCACGGGCTGCCAACTGCTTTCCCTGGAATTCGCCCATCCCGAAGCCGAATCCGTTTCAGCGGTTATGAAAACACTTGGCATCAGCGCCAATGTCGCAAAAGCCTCTTCGCCATCCATCAAAGCCACGCTGAAAACGCCCAAAGGCAAAGTTCAATTGATCTGA
- a CDS encoding fumarate reductase/succinate dehydrogenase flavoprotein subunit, whose amino-acid sequence MKLDSKIPSGPVGSKWTKYRQEMKLVNPANKRKFTVIVVGTGLAGASAAATLGELGYNVKAFCFQDSPRRAHSIAAQGGINAAKNYRNDGDSVYRLFYDTIKGGDFRAREANVHRLAEVSVNIIDQCVAQGVPFAREYGGLLGNRSFGGAQVSRTFYARGQTGQQLLIGAYQALARQIHLGTVAMYSRTEMLDIVLVDGHAKGIITRDLVTGKIEVHIANAVVLASGGYGNVFYLSTNAKGCNVTATWRAHKKGALFANPCYTQIHPTCIPVSGDHQSKLTLMSESLRNDGRVWVPKKVGDLGKPPATIPDSDRDYYLERKYPSYGNLAPRDIASRAAKQVCDEGRGVGPGGRGVYLDFSASIKRLGEDKIRERYGNLFDMYERITGENAYQQPMRIYPAIHYTMGGLWVDYELMSNVQGLFVIGEANFSDHGANRLGASALMQGLADGYFVLPQTIGGYFASGKGGAPSADHPEFKKALEEVQARTRRLLSIKGKRTVTDFHRELGKLMWDNVGMARTEASLKHALERIPAIRAEFWENVNVLGSADELNPALEYAGRVADFLEFAELLAYDALQREESCGGHFREEYQTEDGEALRQDDKYAYVAAWEFKGVDQFPELHKESLAYEEVHMTQRSYK is encoded by the coding sequence ATCAAACTCGATTCTAAAATTCCCTCCGGGCCGGTTGGTTCGAAATGGACGAAATATCGGCAGGAAATGAAGTTGGTCAATCCGGCCAACAAACGCAAATTTACTGTCATAGTGGTTGGAACCGGCTTGGCTGGCGCTTCCGCAGCGGCAACGCTGGGCGAACTGGGCTACAACGTCAAAGCGTTTTGCTTTCAGGACAGCCCGCGCCGCGCGCATTCCATTGCAGCGCAAGGCGGCATCAACGCCGCGAAAAATTACCGCAACGACGGCGACAGCGTGTACCGGTTGTTTTACGACACCATCAAAGGCGGTGATTTCCGCGCCCGCGAAGCCAACGTTCACCGACTGGCCGAAGTTTCCGTCAACATCATTGACCAGTGCGTAGCGCAGGGCGTTCCTTTCGCTCGCGAATACGGCGGTTTATTGGGCAACCGCAGCTTCGGCGGCGCGCAGGTTTCCAGAACGTTTTATGCTCGCGGGCAGACAGGCCAGCAGTTGTTGATTGGAGCTTATCAGGCGCTGGCGCGGCAAATCCATTTGGGAACCGTCGCAATGTACTCGCGAACGGAGATGTTGGACATTGTCCTGGTGGACGGCCACGCCAAAGGCATCATTACTCGTGATTTGGTTACTGGAAAAATCGAAGTTCATATCGCAAACGCGGTCGTGCTGGCGTCGGGCGGGTATGGCAATGTGTTTTATCTTTCAACGAATGCCAAAGGCTGCAACGTGACGGCAACCTGGCGCGCGCACAAAAAAGGCGCGCTGTTTGCCAATCCCTGTTACACGCAAATCCATCCGACATGCATTCCTGTCAGCGGAGACCATCAGTCGAAACTGACATTGATGTCTGAAAGCTTGCGCAACGACGGGCGCGTCTGGGTTCCGAAAAAAGTGGGCGACCTGGGCAAGCCGCCTGCTACCATTCCAGATTCTGACCGCGATTATTATCTGGAACGCAAATATCCGAGTTACGGCAATTTAGCACCGCGCGACATTGCATCGCGCGCGGCCAAACAGGTTTGCGATGAAGGACGCGGCGTTGGGCCGGGCGGTCGCGGCGTGTACCTGGATTTTTCGGCTTCGATCAAACGGTTAGGGGAAGACAAAATCCGTGAACGGTACGGCAACCTGTTCGACATGTACGAACGCATCACCGGCGAAAACGCTTATCAGCAACCGATGCGAATTTACCCGGCGATCCATTACACAATGGGCGGATTGTGGGTGGATTACGAATTGATGAGCAATGTGCAGGGGTTGTTCGTCATCGGCGAAGCGAACTTTTCCGACCACGGGGCGAATCGCTTGGGCGCGTCGGCGTTGATGCAGGGTTTGGCTGATGGGTATTTCGTCTTGCCGCAAACCATCGGTGGATATTTCGCCAGCGGCAAAGGCGGCGCTCCGTCCGCTGATCATCCGGAATTCAAGAAAGCGCTCGAGGAAGTTCAAGCGCGAACTCGTCGCCTGCTTTCGATCAAAGGCAAACGCACAGTGACGGATTTCCACCGCGAGCTTGGCAAACTGATGTGGGACAATGTCGGGATGGCTCGAACCGAAGCCAGCCTGAAACATGCTCTTGAACGCATTCCAGCAATCCGCGCAGAGTTCTGGGAAAACGTCAATGTGCTGGGCAGCGCAGATGAGCTAAACCCAGCGCTGGAATACGCCGGTCGCGTCGCGGACTTTCTGGAATTTGCGGAGTTGCTGGCATACGACGCGCTGCAACGCGAAGAATCCTGTGGCGGGCATTTCCGCGAAGAGTATCAAACCGAGGATGGCGAAGCCCTGCGACAGGATGACAAATACGCCTATGTCGCGGCCTGGGAATTCAAAGGCGTGGATCAATTCCCGGAACTTCACAAAGAATCGCTGGCGTATGAAGAAGTCCACATGACCCAGCGCAGCTACAAGTAA
- a CDS encoding antibiotic biosynthesis monooxygenase, which produces MSQENVTVIAYIEVKPGTEEEFLKHAAKVIAATRAEAACINYDLHHAADAPHKFVFYENWRSMAGLDQHAKSAHIQAFRGGIAELLAKPTEITIWKMVSQPAN; this is translated from the coding sequence ATGAGTCAGGAAAACGTGACTGTAATCGCTTACATTGAAGTCAAACCAGGAACCGAAGAAGAGTTTTTGAAACACGCGGCAAAAGTTATTGCCGCGACACGAGCCGAGGCTGCCTGCATCAATTACGATCTGCACCACGCCGCCGACGCTCCACACAAGTTTGTGTTTTATGAAAACTGGAGGAGCATGGCAGGGTTGGATCAACACGCGAAATCGGCTCACATCCAAGCGTTTCGCGGCGGCATTGCTGAACTGCTTGCCAAGCCGACTGAAATTACGATTTGGAAAATGGTCAGCCAACCCGCCAACTGA
- a CDS encoding class I SAM-dependent methyltransferase: protein MVGGTGWESGCDLGCGPGQVAHYLRSIGANACGIDLSAQMVRQAQRLNPDIPFQQGNMLALTNVAESFYGGTAAFYSIIHIPKSSVIDALREIKRVLRPQGVLLLTFHIGNQIVQLEQWWEKPVHLEFIFYETEEMKGYLQKAGFDLLEVIERDPYPDVEHQSRRAYLFTQKPSIELLKSQTTFGHQNRDKHP from the coding sequence ATGGTTGGCGGAACGGGTTGGGAATCAGGATGCGATTTGGGATGCGGCCCCGGACAAGTCGCACACTATTTGCGATCCATCGGAGCCAACGCCTGCGGAATTGATCTGTCAGCGCAAATGGTGCGCCAAGCGCAACGTCTGAATCCCGATATTCCATTCCAACAAGGAAATATGCTGGCGCTGACGAACGTTGCAGAGAGTTTCTACGGCGGCACCGCGGCGTTTTATTCGATCATTCACATTCCAAAATCCTCGGTCATTGACGCGTTGAGAGAAATCAAACGCGTCTTGCGCCCGCAAGGCGTTCTGTTACTCACCTTCCACATCGGAAATCAGATTGTGCAGTTGGAGCAATGGTGGGAAAAACCTGTCCACCTGGAATTCATCTTTTATGAAACCGAAGAGATGAAAGGTTATCTGCAAAAAGCCGGATTCGACCTTCTGGAAGTAATCGAACGCGATCCATACCCTGATGTCGAGCATCAAAGCCGTCGAGCGTACCTCTTTACTCAAAAGCCATCTATTGAATTACTGAAATCACAAACAACCTTTGGCCACCAAAACCGGGATAAGCACCCATAA
- a CDS encoding succinate dehydrogenase/fumarate reductase iron-sulfur subunit, whose amino-acid sequence MNLTLRVWRQKNSSTGGQFVTYKAKDVSPDMSFLEMLDVINEELIGRGEEQIAFDHDCREGICGMCSLVINGIPHGPHKATTTCQLHMRSFKDGDTITIEPWRASAFPVIKDLVVDRTAFDRIIQSGGYVSVSTGGAPDGNAIPIPKDDADKAFDAAACIGCGACVAACKNGSAMLFVSAKISHLSLLPQGKVEDARRVLNMVDQMDAEGFGNCTNIGSCEAACPKEITLDNIARMNRLYLKAVLQSKLS is encoded by the coding sequence ATGAACCTGACACTTCGTGTCTGGCGACAAAAGAATTCATCTACCGGCGGGCAATTCGTTACTTACAAAGCCAAGGACGTCAGCCCGGATATGTCGTTTCTGGAAATGTTGGACGTGATCAACGAAGAATTGATCGGACGAGGCGAAGAGCAAATCGCTTTTGATCATGATTGCCGCGAAGGCATTTGCGGCATGTGCAGTCTGGTCATCAATGGAATTCCCCACGGTCCGCACAAGGCAACGACAACCTGTCAGTTACATATGCGCTCGTTCAAAGACGGCGACACCATCACCATCGAACCGTGGCGCGCGTCGGCCTTTCCGGTTATCAAGGATTTGGTTGTGGATCGCACGGCATTTGACCGAATCATCCAATCGGGCGGATATGTTTCAGTTTCGACCGGCGGAGCGCCCGACGGCAACGCGATTCCCATTCCCAAAGACGATGCGGACAAGGCGTTTGACGCCGCCGCCTGCATCGGCTGCGGAGCTTGTGTAGCTGCCTGCAAAAACGGTTCGGCGATGTTGTTCGTTTCCGCGAAGATTTCCCATCTCAGCCTGTTGCCACAAGGCAAAGTGGAAGATGCACGACGCGTTTTGAACATGGTTGATCAGATGGACGCAGAAGGCTTCGGCAACTGCACCAATATCGGTTCCTGCGAAGCCGCTTGTCCGAAGGAAATCACGCTGGATAATATCGCCCGAATGAACCGGCTGTATTTGAAGGCTGTGCTGCAAAGCAAGCTGAGTTAG
- a CDS encoding succinate dehydrogenase cytochrome b subunit — MAASVQSLRPTTAGLLLRLWRSSLGKKYVMAITGLILFGFVIGHMLGNLQVFAGPTQINEYAQSLKSNLPLLWGVRLTLLVSVILHLVAGVQLHLANRRAKPIANAGNKVLSSTLANRTIIISGLIVFVFVVFHLAHFTIGWVDPNYLALRDPANRHDVRTMIITGFRNPIVTVFYVVSVALLCLHLSHGVASTLQSLGLRSKKIEGNLKKIALIAAIVLFVGFCSIPIAVISGLVK; from the coding sequence ATGGCAGCTTCTGTCCAAAGTCTGCGACCCACGACTGCCGGTTTGCTCTTGCGATTATGGCGGTCCTCACTCGGCAAAAAATACGTCATGGCGATCACCGGCCTTATTCTTTTCGGTTTCGTCATCGGCCACATGCTCGGCAATCTACAAGTCTTCGCAGGGCCGACTCAAATTAATGAATATGCGCAATCGCTGAAATCCAATTTGCCGTTGCTGTGGGGTGTGCGTTTGACCTTGCTGGTATCGGTCATTCTGCATCTCGTCGCAGGCGTTCAATTGCATCTGGCGAATCGGCGCGCAAAACCCATTGCCAATGCCGGAAACAAAGTACTCTCTTCGACGCTGGCAAATCGTACGATCATCATCAGCGGGTTGATTGTCTTTGTGTTTGTCGTCTTCCATCTGGCGCACTTCACCATTGGCTGGGTGGATCCGAACTATCTCGCTTTAAGAGACCCGGCCAATCGCCACGATGTCCGAACGATGATCATCACTGGCTTTCGAAATCCGATTGTCACAGTCTTTTACGTTGTCTCTGTGGCCTTACTCTGCCTGCATCTCAGTCACGGCGTTGCCAGCACGCTTCAGTCGCTGGGATTGCGAAGTAAGAAAATTGAAGGCAACTTGAAAAAGATCGCGCTGATTGCGGCCATTGTGCTCTTTGTCGGGTTCTGTTCGATTCCTATCGCAGTGATCTCAGGTCTGGTGAAATAA